In one Amaranthus tricolor cultivar Red isolate AtriRed21 chromosome 8, ASM2621246v1, whole genome shotgun sequence genomic region, the following are encoded:
- the LOC130821716 gene encoding F-box/kelch-repeat protein At3g23880-like: MCDLSAQVNVCNHVCDSWFVELSHILARLPVNTVLEFRVVCTSWRTYINSPSFISKHRNLYNKNHSKNSHLLIAESTRQLCLQRVTNDQILTTLAFLPPFSPDIIIPLIWEACNGLFLVSVHADQQGICLWIPFLRKSLILPPCPIVTPFLFAHYVIGFSPSCDEYKVLAFRIHTIIQGYEYEPAMAVYSLKNHLWTIKINPMNVDAWTSLRDPFSCDLYVYCGGIVYWFTKVDPEIIHAFDFNTEEFKNVPVPEPLKESKNLVLFTIGELLAVISLPCILVLEEHDVEYRWREWCSDSWIQNVFDILEEHYSFTPKVFFVEESNTFLIIGFWGRIQFYEISSKKLELLRNGDANFLFGGAYVETLALLTGNEGMIFEPFP; the protein is encoded by the exons atgtgtgacttgagtgcacaagttAATGTGTGTAATCATGTttgtgactcttggtttgtggaat tGTCCCACATTTTGGCAAGGCTTCCTGTCAATACCGTACTGGAATTCCGAGTTGTGTGCACATCCTGGCGCACTTACATCAATTCCCCTTCTTTCATCTCCAAGCATCGAAATCTTTACAATAAAAACCATTCCAAAAATTCCCATTTACTTATTGCAGAAAGTACTAGACAACTCTGCCTACAGCGTGTTACCAACGATCAGATATTAACCACTCTTGCTTTTCTTCCTCCTTTTTCTCCTGATATTATCATACCATTGATTTGGGAAGCCTGTAATGGGTTATTTCTAGTAAGCGTACATGCTGATCAACAGGGTATATGTTTGTGGATTCCCTTTCTCAGAAAATCTTTGATTCTTCCACCTTGTCCAATTGTTACTCCCTTTCTATTTGCTCATTATGTTATAGGATTTTCCCCCTCTTGTGATGAATATAAGGTGCTTGCCTTTCGAATTCATACCATCATTCAGGGTTATGAGTATGAGCCGGCAATGGCAGTTTATTCACTTAAAAATCACCTTTGGACTATTAAAATCAATCCAATGAATGTCGATGCTTGGACTTCATTAAGGGACCCTTTTTCTTGTGACCTATATGTTTATTGTGGAGGGATAGTTTACTGGTTTACTAAAGTTGATCCCGAAATTATCCACGcttttgattttaatacagAAGAATTCAAAAATGTGCCAGTACCTGAGCCATTGAAAGAAAGCAAGAATTTAGTTCTTTTCACCATCGGCGAGTTGTTAGCGGTTATATCATTGCCCTGCATATTGGTTTTGGAAGAGCATGATGTAGAGTACAGATGGAGAGAATGGTGTTCGGACTCTTGGATTCAAAATGTTTTTGATATATTGGAAGAGCACTATTCATTTACTCCTAAGGTTTTCTTTGTTGAGGAGAGCAATACATTTCTAATCATTGGGTTTTGGGGTAGAATAcaattttatgaaatttcaagtaaGAAGTTAGAATTGTTGAGGAATGGAGATGCTAATTTTCTTTTCGGGGGTGCTTATGTGGAGACTTTAGCGTTGCTTACTGGAAACGAAGGGATGATTTTCGAACCTTTCCCTTAA
- the LOC130821715 gene encoding F-box/kelch-repeat protein At3g23880-like codes for MVSEEDRASCIAAYQFVQGVIYTNAIVYWPEKKIMSTGSTFNNFPYHDLPFDILSNILARLPVINLLKFCSVCRSWCTYIYSPYFISKHRDLYNKEHSKNSHLLIAVTSGRFCLQGVTNAQKLTTRVFLHPFPADLIIPCIYGNCNGLFLLIFHGHQDYICLWNPFLRKSLILPPCPIVSPIQYVNYVIGFSPSSDDYKVLAYRLRTIFNGDEYEAAMAVYSLTNHIWTIKINPMNVDAWASLRDPFSCDNYVYCGWLLYHRPAYGLWESMIESTHGGCGVQNLGFKNCLIYKPQIKSIENGDPGFVFVGAYAETLALLTGTEEMIFIPLP; via the exons ATGGTGTCAGAAGAAGATCGTGCTTCCTGCATAGCTGCATATCAGTTTGTACAGGGAGTAATATACACAAATGCAATTGTTTA TTGGCCTGAGAAGAAAATCATGTCTACAGGAAGCACTTTCAATAATTTCCCATACCATGATCTTCCATTTGATATATTGTCCAACATTTTGGCTAGGCTTCCTGTCATAAACCTACTGAAATTCTGTTCTGTGTGCAGATCGTGGTGCACTTACATCTATTCCCCTTATTTCATCTCTAAGCATCGCGATCTTTACAATAAAGAACATTCCAAAAATTCCCATTTGCTCATTGCAGTAACTTCTGGACGATTCTGCTTACAGGGTGTTACCAACGCTCAGAAATTAACCACACGTGTTTTTCTTCATCCTTTTCCTGCTGATCTTATCATACCATGTATTTATGGAAACTGTAATGGGTTATTTCTACTGATCTTCCATGGTCATCAAGAttatatatgtttgtggaatCCCTTTCTCAGAAAATCTTTGATTCTTCCACCTTGTCCAATTGTTTCTCCCATTCAATATGTTAATTATGTTATAGGATTTTCCCCCTCTTCTGATGATTATAAGGTGCTTGCCTATCGGCTTCGTACAATTTTTAATGGTGATGAGTATGAAGCGGCAATGGCAGTTTATTCACTTACAAATCACATTTGGACTATTAAAATCAATCCCATGAATGTCGATGCTTGGGCTTCATTAAGGGACCCTTTTTCTTGTGACAATTATGTTTATTGTGGATGG CTGTTGTATCATCGTCCTGCATATGGGTTATGGGAAAGCATGATAGAAAGTACACATGGAGGGTGTGGTGTTCAAAATCTTGGATTCAAAAATTGTCTAAT TTACAAGCCACAAATTAAAAGTATCGAGAATGGAGATCCTGGTTTTGTTTTCGTGGGTGCTTATGCGGAGACCTTAGCGTTACTTACAGGAACAGAAGAGATGATATTCATACCTTTGCCTTAA